A region of Streptomyces sp. WMMC500 DNA encodes the following proteins:
- a CDS encoding DUF389 domain-containing protein gives MLHLRIQCPAARTDEVVGLLHKTVGTAHLAVLRGASLDPEGDVVLCDVAREAADQLLHQLRVRGLCDEGAVSVDHVDLTLSRRADQAEEAAPGEAADAVVWESLVEETHEESALSLTFLAMLGVATLLASCGVMIDSAILIVGAMALGPEFGPVAGLCVALVQWRARLAARSVGALLAGFAVAMVLTVVFSVVMDAFGLFTEGDLEAVRPQTEFIFAPDWFSFIVALLAGTAGTLSLTSSKSGALVGVAISVTTVPAAANAAVAVSYGDWGQARGSSEQLLLNLLGIVVAGTLTLLVQKMYWAWHTEQTLGQHVRQTHAAHHTHKHL, from the coding sequence ATGCTGCACCTGCGGATCCAGTGCCCCGCCGCCCGTACCGACGAGGTCGTCGGCCTCCTGCACAAGACCGTCGGCACCGCCCACCTCGCGGTGCTCCGCGGCGCCTCCCTCGACCCCGAGGGCGACGTCGTGCTGTGCGACGTCGCCCGCGAGGCCGCCGACCAACTGCTGCACCAACTGCGCGTGCGCGGGCTGTGCGACGAGGGGGCGGTCAGCGTCGACCACGTCGACCTGACGCTCTCGCGCCGCGCCGACCAGGCGGAGGAGGCCGCGCCGGGCGAGGCGGCGGACGCGGTGGTGTGGGAGTCGCTGGTCGAGGAGACGCACGAGGAGTCGGCGCTGTCCCTCACGTTCCTCGCCATGCTCGGCGTCGCGACCCTGCTCGCGTCCTGCGGGGTGATGATCGACAGCGCGATCCTCATCGTCGGGGCGATGGCGCTGGGCCCGGAGTTCGGGCCGGTGGCGGGGCTGTGCGTGGCGCTGGTGCAGTGGCGGGCTCGGCTGGCGGCGCGGTCGGTGGGGGCGCTGCTCGCGGGGTTCGCGGTGGCGATGGTGCTGACGGTGGTGTTCAGCGTGGTGATGGACGCCTTCGGGCTGTTCACGGAGGGCGATCTGGAAGCCGTGCGGCCGCAGACGGAGTTCATCTTCGCGCCGGACTGGTTCTCGTTCATCGTCGCCCTGCTGGCGGGCACCGCGGGCACGCTGTCACTGACGTCGTCGAAGTCGGGGGCGCTGGTGGGCGTCGCGATCTCGGTGACGACGGTGCCCGCGGCGGCCAACGCGGCGGTCGCGGTCAGCTACGGCGACTGGGGCCAGGCCCGCGGCTCGTCCGAGCAGTTGCTGCTCAACCTGCTGGGCATCGTCGTCGCGGGCACGCTGACGCTGCTGGTGCAGAAGATGTACTGGGCCTGGCACACGGAGCAGACGCTCGGTCAGCACGTACGCCAGACGCACGCGGCACACCACACGCACAAGCACCTCTGA
- the glmM gene encoding phosphoglucosamine mutase — protein sequence MGRLFGTDGVRGVANADLTAEMALGLSVAAAHVLAIADAAQPPGQRPKAVVGRDPRASGEFLEAAVVAGLASAGVDVLRVGVLPTPAVAYLTGALGADLGVMLSASHNPMPDNGVKFIARGGHKLSDELEDEIEALYHKHERGEPWERPTGGGVGRVQRYEQGFDRYVAHLLGVLPHRLDGLKVVVDGAHGAAARVSPEAFQRAGAEVIPIGTDPTGLNINDGYGSTHLAQLSAAVVEHGADLGIAHDGDADRCLAVDAAGQEIDGDQILAVLALGLREAGRLRKNTVVATVMSNLGFKLALEREGVELIQTAVGDRYVLEEMKRGGYALGGEQSGHVIVLDHATTGDGTLTGLLLASRVAATGRPLAELAAVMERLPQVLINVRDVDKSRVASSPEVRQAVLESERELGATGRVLLRSSGTEPVVRVMVEAADIDQARSVAGRLADVVKSALG from the coding sequence GTGGGACGACTCTTCGGCACCGATGGCGTGCGCGGCGTCGCCAACGCGGACCTCACCGCGGAGATGGCCCTCGGGCTGTCGGTGGCGGCGGCACACGTGCTCGCCATCGCGGACGCCGCCCAGCCGCCAGGGCAACGCCCGAAGGCGGTGGTCGGGCGCGACCCCAGGGCGTCCGGAGAGTTCCTGGAGGCGGCCGTCGTCGCCGGTCTCGCCAGCGCGGGCGTCGACGTGCTGCGCGTCGGCGTGCTGCCGACCCCCGCGGTCGCGTACCTCACCGGCGCGCTCGGCGCCGACCTCGGCGTGATGCTCTCCGCCAGCCACAACCCGATGCCCGACAACGGCGTGAAGTTCATCGCCCGCGGCGGCCACAAGCTCTCCGACGAGCTGGAAGACGAGATCGAGGCGCTCTACCACAAGCACGAGCGCGGCGAGCCCTGGGAGCGCCCGACGGGCGGCGGCGTCGGCCGGGTGCAGCGCTACGAGCAGGGCTTCGACCGCTACGTCGCCCATCTGCTGGGCGTCCTGCCGCACCGCCTCGACGGGCTCAAGGTCGTCGTCGACGGCGCCCACGGCGCCGCCGCCCGCGTCTCCCCGGAGGCGTTCCAGCGGGCCGGCGCCGAGGTGATCCCCATCGGCACCGACCCCACCGGCCTCAACATCAACGACGGCTACGGCTCCACCCACCTCGCCCAGCTCAGCGCCGCCGTCGTCGAACACGGCGCCGACCTCGGCATCGCCCACGACGGCGACGCCGACCGCTGCCTCGCGGTCGACGCCGCCGGGCAGGAGATCGACGGCGACCAGATCCTCGCCGTCCTCGCCCTCGGCCTGCGCGAGGCGGGCCGGCTGCGCAAGAACACCGTCGTCGCCACCGTCATGTCCAACCTCGGCTTCAAGCTCGCGCTGGAGCGCGAGGGCGTGGAGCTGATCCAGACCGCGGTCGGCGACCGGTACGTGCTGGAGGAGATGAAGCGCGGCGGATACGCGCTCGGCGGCGAGCAGTCCGGCCACGTCATCGTCCTCGACCACGCCACCACCGGCGACGGCACCCTGACCGGCCTGCTGCTCGCCTCCCGGGTGGCCGCCACCGGCCGGCCGCTGGCGGAGCTGGCGGCGGTGATGGAGCGGCTGCCGCAGGTGCTGATCAACGTACGGGACGTCGACAAGTCCCGGGTCGCCAGCTCCCCGGAGGTGCGCCAGGCGGTCCTGGAGTCGGAGCGGGAGCTGGGCGCCACGGGGCGGGTGCTGCTGCGCTCGTCCGGTACGGAGCCGGTGGTGCGGGTCATGGTGGAGGCGGCCGACATCGACCAGGCGCGGTCGGTGGCGGGGCGGCTCGCGGACGTGGTGAAGTCGGCGCTGGGCTGA
- the rpsI gene encoding 30S ribosomal protein S9, with amino-acid sequence MAETTAEAPVEDVEEYTTETPAEDYTTESAAARFGDPQPAAGTGRRKNAIARVRIVPGSGKWKINGRTLEGYFPNKVHQQEVNEPFKVLELDDRYDVVARISGGGISGQAGALRLGVARALNEADADNNRGALKKAGFLTRDDRAVERKKAGLKKARKGTQYSKR; translated from the coding sequence GTGGCTGAGACCACCGCTGAGGCGCCCGTCGAGGACGTCGAGGAGTACACCACCGAGACGCCCGCCGAGGACTACACCACCGAGTCCGCCGCGGCCCGCTTCGGTGACCCGCAGCCGGCCGCGGGCACCGGCCGCCGCAAGAACGCCATCGCCCGGGTGCGCATCGTTCCCGGCAGCGGCAAGTGGAAGATCAACGGCCGCACCCTGGAGGGCTACTTCCCCAACAAGGTGCACCAGCAGGAAGTCAACGAGCCCTTCAAGGTGCTGGAGCTGGACGACCGCTACGACGTCGTCGCCCGCATCTCCGGCGGCGGCATCTCCGGCCAGGCCGGCGCGCTGCGCCTGGGCGTGGCCCGTGCGCTGAACGAGGCGGACGCGGACAACAACCGCGGCGCGCTGAAGAAGGCCGGCTTCCTGACCCGTGACGACCGCGCGGTCGAGCGGAAGAAGGCCGGTCTGAAGAAGGCCCGTAAGGGAACGCAGTACAGCAAGCGCTGA
- the rplM gene encoding 50S ribosomal protein L13 produces the protein MRTYSPKPGDVQRQWHVIDATDVVLGRLASQVAQLLRGKHKPVYAPHVDAGDFVIIINADKVHLSGNKRTQKLAYRHSGYPGGLRSVRYDELMEKNPEKAVEKAVRGMLPKNTLGRQMLSKLKVYRGAEHPHAAQQPVPYEITQVAQ, from the coding sequence GTGCGTACGTACAGCCCCAAGCCCGGCGACGTCCAGCGTCAGTGGCACGTCATCGACGCCACCGACGTCGTGCTGGGCCGCCTGGCCTCCCAGGTCGCCCAGTTGCTGCGTGGTAAGCACAAGCCGGTGTACGCGCCTCACGTCGACGCTGGTGACTTCGTCATCATCATCAACGCCGACAAGGTGCACCTCTCCGGCAACAAGCGGACCCAGAAGCTCGCCTACCGCCACTCCGGCTACCCCGGCGGTCTCCGCTCCGTCCGCTACGACGAGCTGATGGAGAAGAACCCGGAGAAGGCCGTCGAGAAGGCCGTCCGCGGCATGCTGCCCAAGAACACCCTGGGCCGTCAGATGCTCAGCAAGCTGAAGGTGTACCGCGGTGCCGAGCACCCGCACGCCGCTCAGCAGCCGGTCCCGTACGAGATCACCCAGGTCGCGCAGTAG
- a CDS encoding GntR family transcriptional regulator — MHHRIAAQIRAEIMAGDLAPGAQLPITEQLMARFEVSNQTVQRALQLLKAERLVIGRSGRGVYVRESPQLAVDSVATMPPAGRGEPYAWISEAAKRSKAGVNRILRVAEVVPPAQVGQALRLAAGETAAMRYRLLLLDDEPAELVWSYYPMDLARGTALLERRRIKGGSPTLLASRGYPPREMIDRVSWRPPTEEEFLGLELPTEVPVARTFRVVYSDDARPVEATIMVKAGHLYELLYRVALS; from the coding sequence ATGCACCACAGAATCGCCGCGCAGATCCGAGCCGAGATCATGGCGGGCGATCTCGCTCCCGGGGCGCAGCTCCCGATCACCGAGCAGCTCATGGCCCGGTTCGAGGTGTCGAACCAAACGGTCCAGCGGGCGCTACAACTTCTCAAGGCGGAGCGGCTCGTCATCGGCAGGTCAGGTCGCGGGGTCTACGTGCGGGAGAGTCCCCAACTGGCCGTCGACAGCGTGGCCACGATGCCCCCGGCCGGGCGGGGGGAGCCGTACGCGTGGATCTCCGAGGCTGCGAAGCGGTCGAAGGCCGGGGTGAACAGGATTCTCAGGGTCGCGGAGGTCGTGCCGCCGGCGCAGGTGGGCCAGGCGCTGCGGCTGGCGGCGGGCGAGACCGCGGCCATGCGGTACCGGCTGCTGCTGTTGGATGACGAGCCGGCAGAGCTGGTCTGGTCGTACTACCCCATGGACCTTGCTCGCGGGACGGCGTTGCTGGAGCGTAGAAGGATCAAGGGCGGTTCACCGACTCTGCTGGCGAGCCGCGGATACCCGCCGCGCGAGATGATCGACCGGGTCTCCTGGCGGCCTCCCACGGAAGAGGAATTCCTGGGCCTCGAGTTGCCCACCGAGGTGCCGGTCGCCCGCACCTTCCGCGTCGTCTACTCCGACGATGCCCGGCCCGTCGAGGCGACCATCATGGTCAAAGCGGGGCATTTGTATGAGTTGCTCTACCGCGTGGCGCTGAGCTGA
- a CDS encoding UTRA domain-containing protein has protein sequence MAGPKWVSESVSYVVPREAGRGDAWAEEAARAGRRSSQRIVDVQELEPPPAVADALELRAGDAVVVRRRIMYVDNRPVELTDSYYPAAIARGTRLAETRKIPGGAVTLLAELGHALQEVSEEVTVDLPGAERRKALALSEGEPVLLLTRTGYTADRRPVEVSVMTMPRGSHLRYHIGVG, from the coding sequence GTGGCAGGACCGAAGTGGGTGTCCGAGTCGGTGTCGTATGTCGTGCCTCGGGAGGCAGGGCGAGGTGACGCCTGGGCGGAGGAAGCGGCGCGCGCAGGTCGACGCAGTTCGCAGCGAATCGTTGACGTACAGGAACTCGAACCTCCGCCGGCGGTGGCGGATGCTCTGGAGCTGAGGGCCGGAGATGCCGTCGTTGTCCGCCGACGCATCATGTACGTGGACAACCGGCCCGTGGAGCTGACGGACTCGTACTACCCCGCCGCCATCGCCCGTGGCACTCGACTGGCCGAGACGCGGAAGATCCCCGGCGGTGCGGTCACGCTGCTCGCGGAGCTGGGCCATGCCCTACAGGAGGTCAGCGAGGAGGTCACCGTGGACCTTCCGGGAGCGGAACGCCGGAAGGCCCTCGCCCTGAGCGAAGGAGAACCGGTGCTCCTGCTGACGCGCACCGGGTATACCGCCGATCGGCGGCCCGTCGAGGTGAGTGTGATGACCATGCCGCGGGGCAGTCACCTCCGGTACCACATCGGGGTTGGGTGA